Proteins encoded by one window of Silvibacterium dinghuense:
- a CDS encoding thioredoxin family protein, producing MPIIETCGQCGAKNRIPVEHLADTGRCGSCKAPLPPTRQAIAADITLFDEVVNKARVPVLVDFWAEWCGPCRMAAPHVAETARQMAGQAIVLKVDTEAHPQLAARYNVRGIPNFAVFAEGRLVHQQAGLVGADQMTHWLRDAAAAVR from the coding sequence ATGCCCATCATCGAAACGTGCGGACAGTGTGGTGCAAAAAACAGAATTCCGGTTGAGCATCTGGCGGACACAGGGCGCTGCGGAAGCTGTAAAGCTCCGCTGCCGCCCACACGCCAGGCTATTGCCGCCGACATAACGCTGTTCGATGAAGTGGTAAACAAGGCGCGCGTCCCGGTGCTGGTCGATTTCTGGGCAGAATGGTGCGGCCCATGCCGCATGGCGGCTCCGCATGTGGCGGAAACAGCCAGGCAGATGGCCGGTCAAGCCATAGTGCTCAAAGTGGATACCGAAGCGCATCCTCAGCTGGCAGCACGCTATAACGTCCGCGGTATCCCCAATTTCGCGGTCTTTGCCGAAGGCCGACTTGTGCACCAGCAGGCCGGGCTGGTCGGCGCTGATCAGATGACCCACTGGCTGCGTGACGCTGCTGCCGCTGTCCGCTAA
- a CDS encoding mechanosensitive ion channel family protein, which yields MHPFTQPLSALASSPRGFFDSLNTEWLGDLQEFLHSVLPKVLVTALGAWILTRVLRTVTNRVAKLAELHAAQGTGNVAQVKTLTSVIRATGVGIITFIAALEILPLLGFNLQPILASAGVAGVAIGLAAQTIVKDGLNGILILLENQYGIGDIVRIAGVSGTVEAMSLRKTMLRDSDGTLYVVPNSQITIVANQTRDFSVATINVSVDYSANPDDVMKLLKEVAMGVRNDPAYKDVYLADPTLLGVDAIKGSQVIYPVQLRTKANQQWVPMRETQRRIRIALAEHGMLPGDPLRVFSANPGDIPVGAAAGHALAPPAKKIDPTSAKPNEINPFTGEGL from the coding sequence ATGCATCCCTTTACTCAACCACTTTCCGCACTTGCGTCCTCTCCGCGCGGATTCTTTGATTCGCTGAACACGGAGTGGCTTGGCGACCTGCAGGAGTTCCTGCACAGCGTGTTGCCGAAGGTTCTGGTGACCGCCCTCGGGGCCTGGATTCTTACCAGGGTGCTCCGGACCGTCACCAACCGCGTGGCAAAGCTGGCTGAATTGCATGCAGCGCAAGGCACAGGCAATGTGGCCCAGGTCAAAACACTCACCTCGGTCATCCGTGCTACCGGTGTCGGTATTATCACCTTCATCGCCGCGCTCGAAATTCTGCCTCTGCTCGGCTTCAATCTGCAGCCAATCCTTGCCTCGGCCGGTGTCGCCGGCGTCGCCATCGGTCTGGCGGCACAGACGATCGTCAAGGACGGTCTGAACGGTATCCTCATTCTTCTTGAAAATCAGTATGGTATCGGGGATATCGTTCGCATCGCTGGGGTCTCCGGGACGGTGGAGGCCATGTCTCTGCGTAAAACCATGCTCCGCGATAGCGACGGCACGCTCTATGTCGTACCGAACTCGCAGATCACCATCGTGGCCAACCAGACCCGCGACTTCTCTGTGGCGACTATCAATGTTTCGGTCGATTACTCCGCCAATCCTGACGATGTGATGAAGCTGCTCAAGGAGGTAGCCATGGGCGTGCGCAACGATCCTGCGTATAAAGATGTTTATCTGGCCGATCCTACTCTCCTCGGCGTCGACGCCATCAAGGGGTCGCAGGTGATCTATCCCGTCCAGTTGCGTACCAAAGCCAACCAGCAGTGGGTCCCGATGCGCGAAACCCAGCGCCGCATCCGTATCGCCTTGGCCGAGCACGGTATGCTTCCTGGTGATCCGCTTCGCGTCTTCTCCGCCAATCCAGGCGATATCCCGGTTGGAGCCGCTGCCGGCCACGCGTTAGCGCCTCCAGCCAAGAAAATCGATCCCACATCTGCCAAGCCGAACGAGATCAACCCCTTTACCGGCGAAGGGCTATAA
- a CDS encoding FUSC family protein encodes MSSTPVSNSINPETQTHSVPAYMQDVLVFDWKKQTFAADLIFVVPVALCLVIGMLAGHPGAALIAGGGAATVGFGSKQQIDQSRLLPMILASFGIAFSSFIGMIAGHENSILVPLAALWGFGYGMLTSREGGYGWVGQQCVTTLLVGSAFPFTAHAALIRALLLLAGGSVQVLCSTLLLQLWSQLRQDLVRMGHYVRAEREALRTMVVELSAHLRTGRITNSVVPYALRLMVTLGVSTEIYRRLHFSSGYWIPMTAMLVLKPGLADTASRAIARTVGTIAGAYLLSVAIGWWQPSLTWIVVCCILFAWLAYATMNINYALFTVCITGYIVFLLSLASTPSDVIAHRRALCTAIGGALALSVRLIVLYRRKRFFSLHVSQEPANTQA; translated from the coding sequence ATGTCCTCGACTCCAGTCAGCAATTCCATCAATCCTGAGACGCAGACGCATTCTGTCCCTGCTTATATGCAGGATGTCCTGGTATTTGACTGGAAGAAGCAGACCTTCGCTGCCGATCTCATTTTTGTCGTCCCGGTTGCGCTGTGCCTGGTGATCGGCATGCTGGCAGGACATCCGGGCGCGGCTTTGATCGCCGGTGGTGGCGCGGCGACGGTAGGATTTGGCTCCAAGCAGCAGATCGATCAATCACGCCTGCTGCCCATGATCCTTGCCTCATTCGGCATCGCCTTTTCGAGCTTCATCGGCATGATTGCCGGTCACGAGAACAGCATCCTCGTGCCGCTTGCGGCGCTCTGGGGATTCGGTTACGGCATGCTGACCAGCCGCGAAGGCGGCTATGGATGGGTTGGACAGCAGTGTGTCACCACTCTGCTTGTCGGTTCCGCTTTTCCGTTTACCGCGCATGCTGCGTTGATCCGTGCCCTGCTGCTGCTGGCTGGTGGCAGCGTTCAGGTGCTGTGCTCCACCCTTTTGCTCCAGCTATGGAGCCAGCTGCGCCAGGACCTGGTCCGGATGGGGCATTATGTTCGCGCCGAGCGTGAGGCCTTGCGCACCATGGTCGTCGAGCTCTCTGCACACCTCAGAACGGGGCGGATCACCAATTCCGTGGTCCCGTATGCCCTGCGGCTGATGGTTACGCTCGGCGTAAGCACGGAAATCTACCGCCGGCTGCATTTCTCCAGCGGCTACTGGATTCCGATGACCGCCATGCTGGTACTGAAGCCGGGGCTTGCGGATACAGCCAGCCGCGCCATCGCGCGCACCGTCGGCACCATTGCCGGCGCTTACCTGTTGTCTGTCGCTATTGGCTGGTGGCAGCCATCCCTGACATGGATCGTGGTCTGCTGCATCCTGTTTGCGTGGCTTGCTTACGCAACCATGAACATCAACTATGCACTTTTCACCGTCTGTATCACCGGATACATCGTCTTCCTGCTCTCGCTGGCCTCTACGCCGAGTGACGTGATCGCGCATCGCCGGGCTCTTTGTACCGCGATCGGCGGAGCGCTCGCACTTTCCGTCCGGCTGATCGTGCTCTATCGCCGGAAGCGGTTTTTCTCGCTCCATGTCAGCCAGGAGCCTGCGAATACTCAGGCCTGA
- the queA gene encoding tRNA preQ1(34) S-adenosylmethionine ribosyltransferase-isomerase QueA, whose protein sequence is MLVTDFDYELPEELIAQQPPSERSGARMLLVDRNTGHWQDSAFQHLPEQLREGDLLVLNNSRVIPARLYGRRVDTASGIEHTGRIEVFLTTQRSEWEWEVLVKPGRKVQPGTQLVFGAGDLHAEVLDRGEFGERTLRFQPVPDFFAALEALGRIPLPPYIHRGEKDADSDRERYQTVFAEDRGSVAAPTAGLHFTPEILDRIRQRGVEVAYVTLHVGLGTFQPVRVERLEDIHLHTERYTLPEATATALNAARREGRRIVAAGTTTVRTLEHCALLGEEFTPHAGSTNIFISPGFRFRAVNALLTNFHLPQSTLLMLVSAFAGQDHVLAAYRHAVAERYRFFSYGDCMFLS, encoded by the coding sequence GTGCTCGTTACCGATTTCGACTACGAACTCCCTGAAGAGCTCATCGCCCAGCAGCCGCCCTCCGAGCGCTCAGGCGCCCGTATGCTGCTCGTTGATCGCAACACCGGGCACTGGCAGGACAGCGCCTTCCAGCATCTTCCCGAGCAGCTGCGCGAAGGTGATCTGCTCGTTCTCAACAACAGCCGCGTCATCCCCGCGCGCCTCTATGGCCGTCGGGTCGATACTGCTTCCGGCATCGAGCACACCGGCCGCATCGAAGTTTTTCTCACGACCCAGCGCAGTGAATGGGAGTGGGAAGTGCTCGTCAAGCCTGGCCGCAAGGTGCAGCCCGGCACGCAGCTTGTGTTCGGCGCTGGAGACCTCCACGCCGAAGTGTTGGACCGCGGTGAATTCGGCGAGCGTACATTGCGCTTCCAACCGGTTCCCGATTTTTTCGCGGCGCTTGAGGCCCTGGGCCGCATCCCGTTGCCGCCCTACATCCATCGCGGCGAAAAAGACGCAGACTCCGATCGCGAGCGCTATCAGACTGTTTTTGCCGAGGACCGCGGTTCCGTTGCCGCGCCCACCGCCGGCCTGCACTTCACCCCGGAGATCCTCGACCGCATTCGTCAGCGTGGCGTCGAGGTTGCTTATGTCACCTTGCATGTCGGCCTCGGGACCTTCCAGCCGGTGCGTGTCGAGCGACTCGAGGATATCCATTTGCACACCGAGCGCTATACGTTGCCGGAGGCTACCGCTACAGCGCTGAATGCCGCGCGCCGCGAAGGCCGCCGCATCGTTGCTGCCGGTACGACCACCGTGCGTACTCTCGAGCACTGCGCGCTACTGGGTGAAGAGTTCACGCCGCATGCCGGGAGTACAAACATCTTCATCTCGCCCGGCTTCCGATTCCGAGCGGTTAACGCGTTGCTCACCAACTTCCACCTCCCACAATCCACCCTCCTCATGCTGGTGAGTGCCTTTGCAGGCCAGGATCACGTGCTCGCCGCCTATCGCCATGCCGTTGCAGAACGCTACCGCTTCTTCTCCTACGGCGACTGCATGTTCCTCTCCTGA
- the polA gene encoding DNA polymerase I, protein MSNVASTAAPVYLLDSMSFIFRAYHAMQRQRPMSTRTGVPTAATYVFVNMINKLRKDFGPEYFAAVFDLSGPVFRDERAKTMTTVRKFNIKTQQFDEVEYGGYKANRAEMPADLAQQLPYIRRALEAFHIPIVSAEGFEADDVIGTLSRKAAEAGHPVYVVSNDKDMLQLVTDSVKILNPAKDNLVLDRDKVVETLGVPPEQVIDVMALRGDSIDNIPGAPGIGDKGSIELIQQFGSVEAALDRASEVKRKTYRESLENNRDTVLLSKELVTIHCSVPIELDLEKMRTTAPDIAACRALFTELEFTTMLKELAPAEVTQAYEHLLEPTLEQFAAFEKAARESGFAIAVGASALESASGQVSEQESEGIEEREPVYKTMSLLDLVEKAAQKDVDPRPAKHKVAVAAEADAALLVELDAIRSLLEDESIPKRVHDLKGSLRALEAHGVTLRGAQDDLMLYSYLVNPTHTTHRLSDVAARFSTTPLRETGERELTEAAHAIHALTPTLREDVDALEERRLYETIDLPLVPILFEMEKAGVRIDSALLNRMGETLSTEMQRVGEEIFTQSGHRFNINSPKQLGDVLFNKMNLPKPLKYGKGKVVSTAQDVLEELAEHNAVPRLVLEYRQLAKLKSNYVDSLPLLADSEGRVHTTFNQVGTATGRLSSTNPNLQNIPVRTELGREIRAAFIAAPGNRLISADYSQIELRLMAHFSADPLLVEAYRTGKDIHTLTASEVFGVPAENMSKETRNRAKAVNFGIVYGISPFGLAAQLGIEQNEARLYIETYFERYKGVRAFIDSLLETTRAEQRVRTLFGRIRPIPDIQSRNANLRGFAERTAVNTPLQGTAADLIKLAMIRIDAELTKRKLGTRMILQVHDELLFDVPEAEVAEVAQLVKHQMEHVIELSVPLVAEVGIGANWRDLK, encoded by the coding sequence ATGTCTAACGTAGCCAGCACTGCCGCGCCCGTCTATCTGCTCGACTCCATGTCTTTCATCTTCCGTGCCTATCACGCGATGCAGAGGCAGCGGCCCATGTCCACGCGCACCGGCGTTCCCACCGCCGCGACGTATGTCTTCGTGAACATGATCAACAAGCTGCGCAAGGATTTCGGCCCGGAGTATTTCGCCGCCGTCTTCGATCTCAGTGGCCCTGTCTTCCGTGATGAGCGCGCGAAGACCATGACCACCGTGCGCAAGTTCAATATCAAGACGCAGCAGTTCGACGAAGTCGAATACGGCGGCTACAAGGCCAATCGTGCCGAGATGCCAGCCGATCTCGCGCAGCAACTCCCTTATATCCGGCGTGCTCTTGAGGCTTTCCATATTCCCATTGTTTCGGCGGAGGGTTTCGAGGCGGATGATGTCATCGGCACACTCTCGCGCAAGGCTGCCGAAGCTGGTCATCCCGTCTACGTTGTCTCGAATGACAAGGATATGCTGCAGCTTGTCACCGACAGCGTAAAGATCCTCAACCCCGCCAAGGACAATCTCGTCCTCGATCGCGACAAGGTTGTAGAAACCCTTGGCGTGCCACCCGAACAGGTCATCGACGTGATGGCGCTGCGCGGCGATTCCATCGATAACATCCCGGGCGCGCCTGGCATCGGCGACAAGGGCTCCATCGAGCTCATTCAGCAGTTCGGCTCTGTCGAAGCCGCGCTCGATCGCGCCTCCGAGGTCAAGCGCAAGACCTACCGCGAGTCTCTCGAGAACAATCGCGATACCGTGCTGCTCAGCAAGGAACTCGTCACCATCCATTGCTCTGTGCCCATCGAGCTCGATCTCGAAAAAATGCGCACCACCGCGCCGGACATCGCCGCCTGTCGCGCACTCTTTACCGAGCTCGAATTCACCACGATGCTCAAGGAACTCGCGCCAGCCGAAGTGACGCAAGCCTACGAACATCTCCTTGAGCCCACGCTGGAGCAGTTCGCTGCTTTTGAGAAGGCGGCGCGTGAGAGCGGCTTCGCCATCGCCGTCGGAGCTTCCGCTCTCGAGTCCGCCTCGGGGCAGGTCTCCGAGCAGGAATCGGAAGGCATCGAAGAACGCGAGCCGGTGTACAAGACCATGTCGTTGCTCGATCTCGTCGAAAAGGCAGCGCAGAAAGACGTAGATCCTCGGCCAGCAAAGCACAAGGTTGCTGTTGCAGCTGAAGCCGATGCAGCCCTGCTCGTCGAACTCGATGCTATCCGCTCTTTGCTGGAAGATGAAAGCATTCCCAAGCGCGTGCACGATCTCAAGGGATCACTGCGTGCTCTCGAAGCTCATGGTGTTACGCTGCGCGGAGCACAGGATGATCTGATGCTCTACTCCTATCTCGTTAACCCGACCCACACTACGCATCGCCTCAGCGATGTGGCCGCGCGCTTCAGCACCACGCCGCTGCGGGAGACAGGGGAACGCGAGCTGACTGAGGCTGCCCACGCCATCCACGCGCTCACACCGACGCTGCGCGAGGATGTGGATGCGCTGGAAGAACGGCGACTCTACGAAACTATCGATCTGCCACTCGTCCCCATTCTCTTTGAGATGGAAAAAGCAGGTGTCCGCATCGACTCCGCGCTGCTGAACCGCATGGGGGAGACGCTTTCCACCGAGATGCAGCGCGTCGGGGAAGAGATCTTCACGCAGTCCGGCCATCGCTTCAACATCAACTCACCCAAGCAGCTCGGTGACGTGCTCTTCAACAAGATGAATCTGCCCAAGCCGCTCAAGTATGGCAAGGGTAAGGTCGTCTCCACGGCGCAGGATGTTCTCGAAGAGCTCGCAGAGCACAACGCTGTACCGCGTCTCGTGCTCGAGTATCGTCAGCTCGCCAAGCTCAAGTCGAACTACGTCGATTCGCTCCCGCTGCTTGCCGACTCCGAAGGCCGTGTCCACACCACCTTCAACCAGGTCGGCACCGCTACGGGCCGTCTTTCTTCGACGAATCCAAATCTGCAGAACATTCCTGTCCGCACCGAGCTTGGACGCGAGATTCGCGCTGCCTTCATCGCTGCGCCCGGCAATCGCCTGATTTCTGCCGACTACTCGCAGATCGAGCTGCGCCTCATGGCGCACTTCTCCGCCGATCCGCTACTTGTCGAAGCCTATCGTACCGGTAAGGACATTCACACCCTCACTGCTTCCGAGGTCTTCGGTGTCCCTGCCGAGAACATGAGCAAGGAGACGCGCAACCGCGCCAAGGCTGTGAACTTCGGCATCGTCTACGGTATCTCGCCCTTTGGCCTTGCCGCGCAGCTCGGTATCGAGCAGAACGAAGCTCGTCTCTACATCGAGACCTACTTCGAGCGCTATAAGGGCGTGCGAGCGTTCATCGATTCACTGCTGGAGACCACGCGCGCTGAACAACGCGTCCGCACGCTCTTCGGCCGCATCCGTCCTATTCCCGATATTCAAAGCCGCAATGCGAATCTGCGTGGCTTCGCCGAGCGTACCGCGGTGAACACACCGCTGCAAGGCACTGCAGCCGATCTCATTAAACTCGCCATGATTCGCATCGACGCCGAGCTCACAAAGCGCAAGCTCGGGACGCGCATGATCCTTCAGGTTCACGATGAACTGCTCTTCGACGTACCCGAAGCCGAAGTCGCCGAGGTGGCGCAGCTCGTCAAACACCAGATGGAGCACGTCATCGAGCTCAGCGTGCCGCTTGTCGCCGAAGTCGGCATCGGTGCGAACTGGCGGGATCTGAAATAG
- a CDS encoding molybdenum cofactor biosynthesis protein has product MRVRLLLFGVLKDLFPHSSGELEIAAGSTVADLLARWSMLPGSAQILPSLAVAVNQEYTGAEHILEDGDEVALLPPVSGGSEPGDVILLTRDRIDAQSLISGLKSGADGAITVFDGIVRNHTRGRQTLYLDYEAYEEMALSQMRALAAEARSRFGVRQVALVHRLGRLAIGETSVLIVAASAHRAAAFDACRWLIDTLKKTVPIWKKEYFTDGAVWADGDPFPEGIALHSTPPAGQS; this is encoded by the coding sequence ATGCGTGTCCGCCTCCTCCTCTTCGGTGTTCTGAAAGACCTCTTTCCTCATAGCAGCGGCGAGCTGGAGATTGCAGCGGGCAGCACGGTAGCGGATCTTCTTGCCCGCTGGAGCATGCTCCCCGGATCGGCACAGATTCTGCCCTCGCTCGCCGTCGCGGTGAATCAGGAATATACCGGAGCGGAGCACATCCTTGAGGATGGCGATGAGGTTGCATTGCTGCCTCCGGTCAGCGGCGGCAGCGAGCCCGGCGACGTGATTCTGCTGACCCGTGACCGCATCGATGCCCAGTCTTTGATCTCCGGATTGAAGTCCGGAGCCGACGGTGCGATTACCGTCTTCGACGGCATTGTGCGCAACCATACCCGTGGACGCCAGACGCTCTACCTCGATTACGAAGCCTACGAAGAGATGGCTCTGAGCCAGATGCGCGCTCTTGCAGCCGAAGCGCGGTCACGCTTTGGCGTCCGCCAGGTTGCCCTTGTGCATCGCCTGGGCCGTTTGGCGATTGGGGAAACCAGCGTCCTCATCGTAGCGGCTTCTGCCCATCGGGCAGCGGCTTTCGATGCCTGCCGCTGGCTGATCGATACCTTGAAAAAGACAGTACCGATCTGGAAGAAGGAGTACTTCACGGACGGTGCGGTCTGGGCGGATGGCGATCCTTTCCCCGAAGGTATCGCTCTGCATTCCACTCCTCCGGCAGGACAGTCATGA